The following proteins come from a genomic window of Bacteroidota bacterium:
- a CDS encoding NAD(P)-binding domain-containing protein → MFSVNSKIGIIGSGAMGSGIAQVAATAGHDVFIYDNNPASLEKAKNNLASSLSKLVEKQKLTKEKADSVLAKSNFVSQLKDLGTCDLIIEAIVENLEVKQKVFSELETLVSENCILATNTSSLSIASIAAACKKPNRFLGIHFFNPATLMPLVEIIPGIATQDNLTSEIKKLIDSWGKTTVITKDTPGFIVNRVARPFYSESLRIYEEGIADLATIDWAMKEFGGFKMGPFELMDLIGHDVNYIVTETVWKQFYFDPRFKPALSQKRLLEAGFLGRKTSRGFYDYNSPLPEPKKDELLGKLICHRVLCMLINEAADALYYNIAGKEDIDLAMTKGVNYPKGLLKWADEIGIEKVLNTLQELYSLYQEDRYRPSVLLKHKVAQKQGFY, encoded by the coding sequence ATGTTCTCTGTAAACTCTAAAATCGGCATCATCGGATCAGGCGCTATGGGCTCCGGAATTGCGCAAGTAGCCGCAACCGCCGGACATGATGTTTTTATTTACGATAACAACCCGGCTTCGCTCGAAAAAGCAAAAAACAATTTAGCAAGCTCTTTATCAAAGCTGGTTGAAAAACAAAAACTCACGAAAGAAAAAGCAGATTCTGTTTTAGCAAAATCAAATTTTGTTTCCCAGTTAAAAGACTTAGGTACGTGCGATTTAATTATTGAAGCCATTGTAGAAAACCTGGAAGTAAAACAAAAAGTATTTTCAGAATTGGAAACATTGGTTTCCGAGAATTGCATTTTAGCTACTAACACTTCTTCTCTTTCCATTGCTTCTATTGCAGCAGCGTGCAAAAAGCCAAATCGCTTTTTAGGAATTCATTTTTTTAATCCCGCTACTTTAATGCCTTTAGTAGAGATTATTCCTGGCATTGCAACACAAGACAATCTTACCTCAGAAATAAAAAAATTAATTGACAGTTGGGGAAAGACAACCGTCATAACAAAAGACACACCGGGATTTATCGTGAATCGTGTTGCTCGTCCGTTTTACAGTGAATCATTACGCATTTACGAAGAAGGCATTGCCGACCTTGCTACCATTGATTGGGCTATGAAAGAGTTTGGTGGATTTAAAATGGGGCCTTTTGAATTAATGGATTTGATCGGACATGATGTAAACTATATCGTAACCGAAACTGTTTGGAAACAATTTTATTTCGATCCGCGTTTCAAACCCGCCTTATCACAAAAACGTTTATTGGAAGCGGGATTTCTTGGCCGAAAAACAAGTCGCGGATTTTATGATTATAACTCTCCCCTTCCTGAACCAAAAAAAGATGAACTTTTGGGCAAACTAATTTGTCACCGCGTGTTATGTATGCTCATCAATGAAGCCGCCGATGCGCTTTACTATAATATCGCAGGAAAAGAAGATATCGATTTAGCGATGACAAAAGGGGTAAATTACCCTAAAGGCCTTTTAAAATGGGCTGATGAAATAGGTATTGAAAAAGTACTGAATACCCTTCAGGAACTTTATAGTTTATATCAGGAAGACAGATACAGGCCTAGCGTACTTTTAAAGCATAAAGTGGCTCAAAAACAGGGCTTTTACTAA